In the genome of Melospiza melodia melodia isolate bMelMel2 chromosome 20, bMelMel2.pri, whole genome shotgun sequence, the window GAGGCAGCGCTGCTGTAACAGAGCTGATCAGAGATCACGGAACCGGGGAATGGATTCGGCTGGAAAAGAGCTCTGAGCTCAccgagcccagcctgggaccGAGCCCAGGGTGGGGTGAGAGGCACACGCAGGGACGGGAACCCACCGCCTCCCGGGggttaaaacaacaacaacaacgctTCTAACTAAAATCTAATAaaacacagcagagcagggcagcagctccgGTCCCTTCCAGCGCGGGTGTGACCCCAgcgagcccagcccggcccggcccggcccggccgcaccTCCCAGCTCCAGCGGCAGCTCCAGCGGCAGCTCCGGTTCAGCGGCGGCCGGTGCCCCCTGCGACTGCCGCGCCTTCCAGTTGTGCCGCCGGCGCGCTCGGCCCATGGCGGCGGCGGGGACACGGCTCAAACGGGCCCGGCCCGGTACGGTACGGTGGGGCCCGGTATGGTACGGTACGGATCCACGTGCGGCCCGGTATGGTACCGTACGGACCCACGTGCGGCCCGCGGCGCCGCCACTTCCGGAACACAGGGATCTCGCGAGAAGACGGGAAAGGGGCGGGAATGGGCGGGAAAAGAGCGAGATAGGGCGGGGAAGGGGCGGGGAAAAGGCGGGAAAGGGGCGGAGAAGGGGCGGGAGGGGGCGGGATCATGCGCGGGATCATGCGCGGGATCATGCGCGGGGATCGGGACCCCTCAACCCATACTAGGACCCCCGATCCCGCCCCACCCCATCTCACCCCACCCCTTccttcccattccattccattccatcccatcccaccccatggatcccatcccatcccttccctcccaccccaccccaccccacgccatcccatccatcccataaaTGCCATTCCACCCATTCCCTCCCattccaccccaccccatcccaccccatggatcccatcccatcccacccatacCCTCCCATTCCACCCATTCCCCCCAattccaccccatcccaccccatggatcccatcccatcccttccctccctcccaccccatcccatcccatcccacccatcccataGATGCCATCCCACCCATTCCctcccattccatcccaccccatggatcccatcccacccattCCCTCCCattccaccccaccccatcccatcccatggatcccatcccacccattCTCTCCCattccaccccaccccatcccatcccatggatcccatcccacccctccccTCAGAGCCTCGGCAGGCACTCGCAGCTCAGTGCAAAGTCTCAGTAAACATTTATTCGAAGCTTTGCCACAATACCTTAAGTTGATTTGTGAAACTGGTCTACAAATACTGAACTACGGAGTACATGGTTTGGATGGTCcgataaaggaataaataaaggcaTGTAAAGCTCTGTAAAAAATAAGTCTGGTACAGTTGTAACTACTAACAGTATTACCAGTAGGATCTCGTATGTGTCTAGGATCAGAAGTGAACACACGGCATCTCTTCAGACCAAATCGTTTTTACATAAACAATTGTACAAACTGAAACACTGTAATCATGAAACCTGATGTACAAAACAGGATGTGAAATCACTACCATCAGTGCCAACAACAAGTGCTACCACAGCAAATAGAACTTCTGAATAAAAGGAAAAGATCGGTTTTTACATGTGCTGTCATCACAGGTCGATGGAATTATCCAAAAAGTTTAAAATACATGCGGATACAACAAAACCTTTTATTTTCCAACCCAGACAAAGAGAACTCATGGTCACTTAACGCCATTAGCTGCCAAATACGGATCAGTATGTGAGGCAAACCACACTTAAACACTTCTACACCACCGAAGAGCTAAGGTTGATACCGGTCTATCCACAGCGACGATGCAACGAGCCTCGAGAAGCAAAGCACGACGTGAAGGACGCGCTAGAAGCACAGCACTGAGCCACACCAGGTTTGTACACTGCACTCTGACACccaaaaaccactgggaaagcgTCACATCCCACAGGACACATCGGGTATTACAGCTGTGTGCGTCCGGAGGAGCCGCCCTGCCTGAGCGGGAAaactgcaggattgcagaggCTGGGTGCTAAAACAGGCAGGTAAAAATCTTCTGGAATGGGAAAAGCACTACAGGATTGCAAAGCTGGCTCCCAGAGCAGGCAGGTGAAACCTTCAGGAATGGGAAGAAACCTGCAGGATTCCAAAAGCTAGGtcccagagcaggcagctgcAACCCTCAGGAATGGGAAGAGAACTGCAGGATTGCCAAGGCTGGGTACCAGAGCAGGCAGGTGAAAAGCCTCGAGAGCAGGAAGGACCCTGCAGGATTGCAAAGGCTGGGTCTTGAAGCAGGCAGCTGAAAACCTTCAGGAATGGGAAAAGCACTGCAGGATGGCACAGGCTGGGTCCCAGAGcaggcagatggaaaccttcagGAACGGGAAGAACCCTGCAGGATTGCAAAGCTGGGTCCTAGAGGAGGCAGCTGAAACCCCGTGGAGTTCCCGATGccagcagccagagcccatcctggGTGCTTGTGCCCGCTGCTCACACAGGGATGGGCTCTCCAGCGGCCACAGGAAGgtccaggagcagggccaggtcctgtcctgcaggagcagccaggcgggactgtccctgtgtcacctgtgccccagcagcagctcccagcagggcaccatgggcatggctgtggcaGAGCTCCATCAAGTCACAGCAAAAAGCCAAAGCCACCAGGGTTGTCCCacgccatccctgccctggccaggTGTCACCTGCTGAGGGTTGTCCTGTGCCACCCTGCAGGTGTCACTGCCAGGGTTTGcccacaggtgacacagagcccTGCCTGTCTCTGAGATGCTCTGTGGGATACAAAAGCATTGCAGCCACTGGCACGGGTTTCTAAAAAACAGCAAAATCCTCCATGGATAAAGTAGATGGCCCAGTATGGAAAATACTTGTAAAAGGTATTTACAAAAGTCAAAAGAGATTAAATACAATAATACCACATTCATGTCCCCAAAAGCGCTTTCACTACAGTGCATGTTTAAAAATACAGAGCATTTTtaaagtatatatttatatatgtatatatatatatattgaagATTAGAttgtgctttaaaaaaatcattacttCTGAATTTGACTAATGTGAAAACTGAGTGCTGGGAAAAATACTGATTAAAAATACCCAATTTTATATATACTGCTTTTCACATAACATTTTGCTATACATGGGATGCAAGTAAAtataaaaataccatttttcaaGCAGCAGGGTGATCCAAATAAAGAGTATTAATATAGGAGGGCTGATTTTACAAAAGTAAGATAAATGATTAGACAGGGAGAAACCATAATCCAAATTAACTTTTATATAATACTTTCAAAGAAGTCTTTATCATAGACACCTCTTAATATATAAATGTTCAGTACTTAAACTTTAACGTTAAATATGGATTACACAAAATACAATCTATGCAAACTGACCCAGGCACATTGTCCTAAGAAGGCAATGGAGCCACTGACACGAGCAAGGTTTGCAAACTTTGGTCCTCAGGTCTCACATTTGGCAAAACACATCAAGACCTGACAAGCTTTTCTAGTCAATTCCTAATTTCCAGGTTGGCATTTTAGCCCAGTCCTCAGTGCACAACAGTAGGGAGAACTGAGTCTACAGGGAAGACTCTGTAATACTATGGAAAATGAGCTGAAAAAAGGAATTTACTGTCATTTACATTTTCAGCTTGACCTAATGGACTATTTGCTGCCATAGTCCCTATCTGATCACAGGAATGATTTTAAGTTGTGATAACCAGTTATTTAACAACTCTAAACTTGTTAACAACTGGGGTGCAGGGGGATTTACAGGTgacataaaaaattaaaatgcattcCAACCGTGCCAAGTGCATATGAACTTCAACCGTGTTGAACAGAAGTGATCACCAGGAGTAAAGGCCATTAACATGGATTTAAAAACAACCCCCATGGAAATGCCACACACAGACAGACCCAAAGAGGTTCAGGCAAGTAACACACACATTCCAAGAAGAACATTAAAACTTCAgcataaagagaaaaataaactcGCCCCACAGTTACATTCAGTTAAGCATCACACCCAGAAGCTTTGCCCAGTGGAGGACAAgctgtgcccagcctgtcccactggggctggcactggcaggcacacctgggaacctcctcctcctcctcctcctcctcctcctcctggttcCCTTGCTTTGCAGCCAGGCCCCATCCCAGACCAATTTTTGTTGCGTTTTTTGATGCAGCTGTTTGTTTGGACCCTATGGGATATGGAATGCTCCAGCTGTGCTCCATCCTACCCCTGGTGCTATCAGAACTGTGCTCATCACCAGGGGCAGGtgcttccctccctcctcacATCTGTGTCCTTGCATGCTGCTGTTTCCAGGTGAAACCACATTCCAGGCttccttccctgagcttccctttGTTTCAGTAAACCAGCACAGCCAGTGATGCCCTACCAAGTAAGAAACACAGAAATCCTGCAAAATAAAAATTGCTCCAAAGCTCCACTGCTTTGAAAGAGAACCGTTTCCTACACCCTCCTCCTAAAGGTGACTCGCCTTTCCCAAAACCTAATGAGGACAGAGACTTCAAGCAAAAAGCTCCTATAAAACTATTGgaattttagaaaaaaatccaGATCTTCCTGAAGATAATTTATTGCCGCTGATTGGTCCTGAGAAAGCTTTAAGCAACAATACATTTGCACGTGTTTTAACTGCTGCCTTTTCTGAGAAGGTACGTGGGTCCTGAGATTAAAAACCATGTTTTACTCTATGCACTTAAGCTTGGAAAATGCTTCACTGTGCAGATCAAATATGAATTACAATTTGTCACGCTACATCTTCCTTCTGTGCCAATTTATTAAAGCAGATTTCCTTCCAGACACTAACAAATTAAAGTTCTCGGGATGAAATGCAATGATAAAATGCCACACGTGTGCTTCCTCACATTGGACTGGCATTTAAGGACTTCAGATCTTCCTTCTCCCTCATTCCCCACCTCCTGTTAAAAGCTATGGTGTGAATTTTTTGGCCTGGATACCAGAAAATTCCTCATCTGATACTCTATGAAAGGCAACTTCAAGGCAATGAAATAAGCCAACAAAAACATAAAAACATTCACAACTCTGAAGAAAAAATATGGACCCACAGCAGTTACTTCTCAATGGAAGTGCTTGGTagcttgagattttttttttctttttaactgttAAAGTGTCAAATTTGCATATGTTTAACTCAATTTCAATATCTGAAAGACTACTCAATTTGCTTTTATAAAAACCTTACAAAAGATGTTTTTAAATGCTTGTAAAAGTAAGCGTTTATCTACTGAGAAAATTCTAGTACTGGATAAAACTCTGAATATACAGCTGAATTTTGtaaatgttttttctttctcctagAAGTCTAACGGCTGAGTGTTTAACCTAGATAAATTAGTCTTAGACACGATGAAAAGTTATAACTTTGCACACTTTTTACCATGTGATGTTTTGTTGCTTTGTAACTTCGGATGAGACAGTGCTAAGGGTTTTTCCAGAGCTGGTGTTCAGTGGTCAGCGGGGGCTGGCTCATTGCTCAGCGCCCCTGTCCAGGTTCTCAATCACCCTGGAGAGGCGGATGTTCAGCAGCCTGATCTGGCTGTCCAGGTGGTCCATCTTCTCCTCCAGGCTGCTGTTGCTGTTCCTCCTCCAGTAAAAGCCGACGGGACCCGTCATGAAGTAGACGGCCACGACGAAGCAGAGGGGCAGCACGGCGTGCTCGGGGTCCCCCTCGTACTTCTGCAGGATGTACACACAGGACAGGGTGAACAGCGCCACCCTGGCGATCCAGAAGAAGCGGCCAAACAGCATGTGCAGCAGATAGAAGAAGAATCCGAGGAACAGAGATAAAAACCAGTAGGCCAGCAAAATGGCACCGATCAGCAGCAGGGCGCGCGTCGGGTTGTTGGCAATGGCTGCTGGGCTGAAATAATGAGTCAGGTTGGAGGCTGGAAAACAAAGGGAAATGAACAGGATGTTAATGAGAGTGGGCTGGAGGTGCACGGGGCAaaaacacacagagcacagctccAAAGGGTCacatccccacagcactggggcaaaaacacacagagcacagctccAAAGGGTCACATCCCCACAGCCGTGGGGCAAAAacaggcacagctccatccccataGCAATGGGGCAAAAACATGAGCACAAATCCACAGAGCCAAACCCCCACAGAAATGGGGCGAAAACACAGAGCACAGCTCCAAAGGGTCAAACCCCTCCAGCACTGGGGCAAAAccaggcacagctccatccccataGCAATGGGGCAAAAACATGAGCACAAATACAAAGGGCCAAAcccccacagccctggggcaaaaacaggcacagctccatccccataGCAATGGGGCAAAAACATGAGCACAAATACAAAGGGCCAAAcccccacagccctggggcaaaaacaggcacagctccatccccataGCAATGGGGCAAAAACATGAGCACAAATACAAAGGGTCAAACCCCCCAGCAGTGAGGCAAAAACAGGCACAAATCTAAAGGGTCAAACCCCACAGTAGTGGGGCAAAACACGAGCACAGCTCCAAAGGATCAAACCCCACAGCAATGGGGCAAAGACACAGGCACAGCTCCACTCCCACAGCACTGGGGCAAAAACATGAGCACAGATCCAAAGGGCCAAACCCCCACAGCAGTGGGGTCACAGCACTGCTTTCTAAAGTAAAGGGTAAAGCTGGTTCACCTATTTCTGGATGAACCTTCCTTCAAATCACAGGCTCAGCTCCAAGGATTCAACTGAATTCGTTCCAGGAAAGGTGGTAAAGGCTCTTTAAAGACAAACCACTCTAGAGCCTGAGGTCAAAACTCATACTGGGGCTACAGATCCTGCTTTGTAAAAGTGACATTCTAAAGGCTCTCAACTGCACCTTTCATTTCTCTAGTCCTCATTGATTTCTCTGCACTGTTCCTGGCTGTGTGAATCCATTTAATGATGGATTCACCAAGGAACCAGCCGTGCCTGGTAATTCATTCTATACACATCCTGTAGATACACAGACAGAAATGGAATGGTGGGGTTCAGTCTCCTTGTTTGAAGATACTAATAGGAAAATCAAAGCCATGTGAAGCTGAGAGACACACCACTGATGGATGTTCAAGCAGCATGATAAAATGTAACTGTTTTCCCATTTGCTTGTAAACACTGATACGGGCTGAGACAGTTCAAGGGTAAGCAGGCATCAACTTACCATCAATTCCAAGAACATCTAACAAATCAGTCCATATTCTCCAGAATGTGTCCATTAATACATCCACCCCATTCACAAACCTCTCTGTCAACCTTGAGAAAAACTgagaaataaaattgaaaattaaaaaaatcctcaATTCCTAAAGTAACACTTTGAGACTTATTTGTCATGAGTAGAATCATAATTCATTAGGCAAGATTTGCAGATTATCTTGTAGTCCTCATGGGAAAAATtgtaaatctgattttttttaactCTGTGAATCATGAATTTATGCGTTGCAATTATCGTTATTGTAGGTATTTTGGCATGTAAATGCACATCTTGGCAGGATTTTAAAATGCACTTTATTGGCTTTACTATCGTTTTGAAGATTAGAGATAACACTATTACCAACAACTGGCAAAGCAAACCAAAGAATTCCTTTCATCGAGCAACTGAGAGATGTCCCCAGCATCACACGCAAATGTCTCAGGTGCGCTCAGAGGTCAATCCAAGAGAATTTATCTCAGCCTGAGGACAGCAGGCACAGAGGAATGGATGCACGCCTGCTTCCCTGCCAGTTCCGCTGGCCCCACGAGCACAGgatgctctgccctgcagccagaGCGATTTCAGCTCCTCACCCagcggcccggccgcctccccaCCTCACACCACCTCTATTTAAGCCTTTAGCTGCTATTTCCCCCCGCTTTCCTGCAAGCCCGGCCTCCCGGTTTGCTCCCCAGAGCAGCGCTCCTGAGGTGGCTGACGAGGCCACGGCCGGTGCCGCACCGAGCGGGGCGATGGGGACGCGGGGCTGCGGCCTCAGAGCCGCCCGCTCAGCGCCGGAGCAGCGAGGCGA includes:
- the BRI3BP gene encoding BRI3-binding protein, whose protein sequence is MAAARRVQLRGPALLLLLLLLLGAAGPGVRAARSRGADRQNSLRRAASGLYQGVSGLFGEDNVRALQKFFSRLTERFVNGVDVLMDTFWRIWTDLLDVLGIDASNLTHYFSPAAIANNPTRALLLIGAILLAYWFLSLFLGFFFYLLHMLFGRFFWIARVALFTLSCVYILQKYEGDPEHAVLPLCFVVAVYFMTGPVGFYWRRNSNSSLEEKMDHLDSQIRLLNIRLSRVIENLDRGAEQ